From a region of the Helianthus annuus cultivar XRQ/B chromosome 5, HanXRQr2.0-SUNRISE, whole genome shotgun sequence genome:
- the LOC110941519 gene encoding histone H3.3: MARTKQTALKSTGGKAPRKELARKAAMKSAPTTGGVKKPHRYRPGTVALREIRKYQKTTELLIRKAPFQRLVREIAQALMSDLRFQSHAVLALQEAAEAYLVGLFEDTNLCAIHAKRVTIMVKDIQLALRIRT; this comes from the exons ATGGCTCGTACGAAGCAAACCGCTCTCAAGTCCACTGGTGGAAAGGCTCCTAGAAAGGAACTGGCTCGCAAG GCTGCTATGAAAAGTGCCCCGACCACTGGAGGAGTGAAGAAGCCTCATCGTTATCGTCCTGGAACCGTTGCACTCCG TGAGATTCGCAAGTATCAAAAGACAACTGAACTCCTAATCCGCAAAGCGCCATTCCAGAGGCTTGTGCGCGAAATTGCTCAGGCTCTCATG AGTGACTTGAGGTTCCAGAGCCATGCTGTGTTGGCACTTCAGGAGGCAGCGGAAGCTTACCTAGTGGGTCTGTTTGAGGATACCAACTTGTGTGCCATTCATGCCAAGAGAGTCACTATCATGGTCAAAGACATCCAGTTGGCCCTTCGGATCCGTACTTGA